The DNA window AGTTTCAAGCTCAGCCCTCATCCTTTTAAGCGTCTCTCTCTCATTCTCCAAGTTATTCTTTTCCTCCAGTAATGCCTGGGTCTTCAATTCAATTTCGTGGAGCATGTCTTCAACATTCTTCTTCTCTTTCTCCACTTCCTCCTTCTTTGTATTAACCATTGCTTCAAGTTCATCCATCTGTTTCTTCCTAGCTGCAAATTCTTTTCCCATTTCATCAATAACAGCAAGGTCTTTAGCTATCTCAGCCTCCTTCTTTTTCACTATCTCCTCCCTTTCACTTATCTCCTTTTCTCTCCTCTCAACTTCCATGACTTTTCTTTCTACATACTCCTCTTTCTCAGCCAGGACTCTTTCTCTTTCTGTCAGAGTTGCTTCATATCTTGTGATCTTGTCAACACGCTGATTGTATTCCTTTCTCGCCTCCTCAATCTGCACGCGCTCTAATGTCATAGCTTTCTCTTGCTCAGAAATCACTGCTTCTCTCTCCCTCAGCTCCTTCTCTTTCTCCGCCAATCTCAGATTTATCGCTTTCAGTTTTTCTTCCTCTCCACGAATAAATTCTTCTTTTTCGTAGAGCACTTTTTCCTTGTCCTCTATTGCTACTTTCCTAGCTTCAAGTTCCTGCTTGACACGAATAACATCGTTCTCTTCCTTCTTCAATCTTTCTCGGGTCTCACTCAATTCAATTGCTTTCGCATTAGTTTGCTCAATTGCTTTGGAGAGAGCAATTTTTGTTTGATCTAGCTCCTCACTCTTTGCAGATGTTTCAGCTAACATCTGATTAAGTTGACGTTCTTTCTCCTCTAGTTGTGCAGCAAGAACCCTAGCACGGTCCTCTTCTGCCTTCAACCATTCTTCTTTTTCTCGAATTATTTTCTCCTTCTCAGCAAGCATCGTTGCCATCATCGCTTGCTCCGTCGCCTTTGTATCAACTTCTCTTTTCTCTCTTTCCAGTTCTTCCATCAGCTTAATAAATTTTTCAACCTTCTCCTTCTCTCCAGTTTCTTCTTTGAGCGACTGGATCGCATCGAGAATCCATTTTTCTTTTAAATTCAGTTCTTTTTCTTTTATTCTTATTTCCTCCCTTATCTGTCTCAACTCCTTTAAATCCGTTTCTATTTTTTTCTGCATTTCTGCGGGCATGGTAGCAATGTTCTGGGGGTATTCTTGAGCTTCTTTCAACCTTTCCTCCCACTGCCTCAATTCTTCAAACTTTGCGTTCAAAGCATTTCGTTCCATCTCCAGCTGATACATTTGAACTGTAAGATTTTCCTCACGCTTTCTGAAATCCTGCGACATTGCTTCAAATGCCTGAATTTTTGCATTTAGTTCAATCCCAATTTGTTTGATTCTCTCTTCCTCTGTTTTTAACCAGTTTTCCCACTCTGTAAGCTCTGCAATCTTCTTGTTGATATCGGAGTAATTCTCTTGAAGTTTGTTCTCTCGCATTTTAAGGTCTTCTTCCCATACATAAAGGTCGCTTTCCTTTGTTTTCAGTGCTTCCTCTTTCTCAGCAAGTTCGTTTTTCAAATTCTCCAGTTCTCTATACTTCTCACTCAACGTAGCCAAAGAGTCTTCTATGCTGGGCATCTCAAATTCATATTTGCAATTCGGACAGATTTCTTCTGTAAAGCCAACCTCCGCTTTGCACCTAGGACAAATTTTTGTCTCGTCATCAGTATGTTCTTTTTTCTTAAGCATTTTTTTCTTTTTAACTGGGTACTGTATTTTTCCCATCTCTGTCTTCCATTTTCCACAATCATAGGGTTTCTGTAATTCCTCCCAGAATATTGCATAAGGGCGGAGGTAATAATCCATGTCCTTAACACCAAACACAGCGAACTCCTCATTTATTGGGTCCACAACTATTGCAGAGTGATATTCATGTGGAAACATCTTGGTCTGGGTTGAGATGTCTGTGCTAGAGAGAAAACATGTATGACCTGGATGTGAATGGTACCAACCAACAAGGATGTAATCAAAAGGAATCTCATCTAGTTGCTCAAACAATTTCTCATATCCTTCCTTATCGAATTTCACATGAACAGCACTAGCATCCAGATCTGATGTCACAATGTCTCTCACTACTGCATAAACTTTACCATCGTATTTATACACATCCCCCAAAAGAAAACCCATTACTTCCAGAGTCTGTGATTTGTACTTCATCGCATGGAGAAGAATCTTTTCTTCAGCATTCTTAGAAATATATACATCAAAAATTTTTGAGGATTCAATTGTTTTCTTGAACAGCTCAAATCCTTCTTTTGAAGCCCATTCATGGGGTGCTAAATACTCATACTGTGGTGGTTCTTTATTCGAAATTTCTTTTTTGCTTTCGCCCACAATCTTAGGCTTTTCCCTCGCCATCTTCTGCTCCTCCAACTATCTTTGGAGCATGTTCTGTCTTTGTCTTCTCTACAATTACTGGAGGTTTGTACGGATGCTTTTCAAAATACTCTGCGGCCTTCTGGCATGCCTCACTACCAAGAGGATTGCCTGGGTTAGGATTTGAAAGAAGTGTCTCAAGTCCCTTTATGAACATTAAGAGCGTAGACTGTGGGGTCCATGTGTCGAACAGCTTGGTACAGACATAGCCTCCTTCATGTGGGGGCATTATATTCGGATGAAATATCGGACTGAGCCATCTTACAATCGGCTTCTGATATGGATACTGAGCCGTAATAATAATTTTCACTTTGTGGGTATATCTAGTAGTCACTTTACCTTCCCAGAGAAATGGTCCAGGCGTTTTCACAAATGTGAGGTCTATTTCTATCGGAAAGTTGGATAAGCTACTGTCTGAAACAGAGAGTATGTGCCTTAGCTCTTTCTTGCACGTAAGGATTTCATTATACAATCTTTGCCTCAATACTTCGATAGGAAGCGGCACATCTGATTCCCCCTCTCAACATCCGCCTTCTGGGTCAGGTATAAGCTCCATTAAGTCCCCGTCTCTTATATCTGCTTCCTCCACCTTGGTCTCACCACGAAGTATGCGCTTTCCCTTGCGGAGCACATACACACCAATGTTCTTTTCCCAGTAGGTTCCCACACTTTCTATGATCTCGTCTATTGTGTTGTCCGGCTCAAGTTCCATGTCCAGCGAAGCACCTGTCTCAGCATCACGCACTTTCACTCTTATCGACATTTCTTCCACCACCTTTTTCTTTTTTACAGTTTCTTCTTTTTCTGCCTCACTTGAAAGTAATCGGAATTTTTGCATGATGAGTTCAAAACTCTCTTTTTTTGTCTCTTCAGATTCCACAAGTTCTTCCTCCTCTTCCTCCTCACCTTTGGGTTCACTTATTCCGGCTTTTTTATAATCTATAACCTCCAGGTATTGTTTCAATGTCTCAATTTCCTTCTTGCTCAGGACAATCGGTGAAACATGGACAATGAACACACCATTGTTCACTGAAACCATGTCAACTACACCTTTCACAAAATCAATCACCTTTTCAAAACCGTTGGCTGTTATGAGAAGTCCGATTGCATCCAGAATGATTGCTGGTTTTGAATTGTTTTTAACAAATTCACCGATGATGTAAGTCATCTCAAACTCCAATCGCTGCGGGTCCAAGGTCTTTTCCTTGGTCAATGTTGATGTAAGCCAGTATATTTCCTCAATGTTTACATTGTACCTCTTTCTAATCTTTCTAGGATTGCTTTTTGTGAGACATAATCCTGCAAATCCAGCATCTAGTAAGTCCTTGAACAACCTATAGGCAAGATTTTCATCCTCTGCGATGTAACTTCCACCCGTCTCCAAAAAGCTTGTGGGTTTCGAGGAAGCAAATCTAGCACCACAGTGAGGACAGACTTCATCTAGTTCTCCAACCTCTCCGTTGCATTTGGGGCAGAGAAACACCTCTTCAAATAGTTCCTTTCCGCAAGAGGGACAAATAGTAGAGTCCTTTGGAATATTTTTACCGCAATAAGGACACTTCGTGGTTTCTGAAGTTTCGGGTGTCATTTAGAGGCACACCTTCTAACCAATATAACAAAACTCAAATATATAACTAACGCTGAGTGTGGGC is part of the Thermoplasmata archaeon genome and encodes:
- a CDS encoding DUF835 domain-containing protein; this translates as MTPETSETTKCPYCGKNIPKDSTICPSCGKELFEEVFLCPKCNGEVGELDEVCPHCGARFASSKPTSFLETGGSYIAEDENLAYRLFKDLLDAGFAGLCLTKSNPRKIRKRYNVNIEEIYWLTSTLTKEKTLDPQRLEFEMTYIIGEFVKNNSKPAIILDAIGLLITANGFEKVIDFVKGVVDMVSVNNGVFIVHVSPIVLSKKEIETLKQYLEVIDYKKAGISEPKGEEEEEEELVESEETKKESFELIMQKFRLLSSEAEKEETVKKKKVVEEMSIRVKVRDAETGASLDMELEPDNTIDEIIESVGTYWEKNIGVYVLRKGKRILRGETKVEEADIRDGDLMELIPDPEGGC
- a CDS encoding ubiquitin-conjugating enzyme E2, encoding MPLPIEVLRQRLYNEILTCKKELRHILSVSDSSLSNFPIEIDLTFVKTPGPFLWEGKVTTRYTHKVKIIITAQYPYQKPIVRWLSPIFHPNIMPPHEGGYVCTKLFDTWTPQSTLLMFIKGLETLLSNPNPGNPLGSEACQKAAEYFEKHPYKPPVIVEKTKTEHAPKIVGGAEDGEGKA